From Bos taurus isolate L1 Dominette 01449 registration number 42190680 breed Hereford chromosome 29, ARS-UCD2.0, whole genome shotgun sequence, a single genomic window includes:
- the OR8G3 gene encoding putative olfactory receptor 8G3, which yields MHMFINICLSLSHTHTHTHTHTPQHKSTLISLFLNLEPAEKKMDPGNHSSVTEFILAGLTEKPELQIPLLVFFLGIYSVTVVGNLGMITLIGLSSHLHTPMYYFLTNLSFIDFCHSTVVTPKMLVNFVTEKNIISYPECMTQLYFFIVFIIAECHMLAVMAYDRYVAICNPLLYNVIMSYYRCFQLTVTVYILCIIESAIHTGFMLRLYFCKANVINHYFCDLFPLLELSCSSISMNELLALVFSAFNVLIPVLTILASYIFILSSILQIHSTEGRSKAFSTCSSHISAVVVFYGSVAFMYLQPSSVSSMEQGKVSSVFYTCIVPMLNPLIYSLRNKDVKFALKKILDSGKCR from the coding sequence atgcATATGTTCATAaatatctgtctctctctctctcacacacacacacacacgcacacacacacaccccaacacaAAAGTAcactcatttctttatttttaaacttagaaCCTGCTGAGAAGAAAATGGACCCTGGAAATCACTCCTCAGTGACTGAGTTTATCCTCGCTGGGCTCACAGAGAAACCAGAGCTCCAGATTCCCCTTCTGGTCTTCTTCCTAGGAATCTACTCAGTCACGGTGGTGGGGAACCTGGGTATGATCACACTGATAGGGCTCAGTTCTCacctgcacacccccatgtactattTCCTCACCAATTTGTCCTTTATTGATTTCTGTCATTCCACTGTCGTTACCCCCAAAATGCTGGTGAACTTTGTGACAGAGAAGAATATCATCTCCTACCCTGAATGTATGACTCAGCtctatttctttattgtttttattattgcagAATGTCATATGTTGGCTGTAATGGCATATGACCGCTATGTTGCCATCTGTAACCCTTTGCTATACAATGTCATCATGTCTTATTATAGGTGCTTCCAGCTCACAGTGACAGTTTATATTTTGTGCATCATTGAATCTGCAATCCATACAGGCTTTATGTTGAGACTCTATTTCTGCAAGGCCAATGTGATTAACCATTATTTTTGTGATCTCTTCCCACTCTTGGAGCTATCCTGTTCTAGCATCTCCATGAATGAATTATTGGCTCTAGTCTTTAGTGCTTTTAATGTCCTGATTCCTGTTTTAACCATCCTTGCTTCCTACATCTTCATCCTCTCTAGCATCCTCCAAATCCACTCCACTGAAGGCAGGTCCAAAGCCTTCAGCACCTGCAGCTCCCATATCTCAGCTGTTGTTGTTTTCTATGGATCTGTAGCATTCATGTACCTGCAGCCATCATCAGTCAGCTCCATGGAACAAGGGAAAGTGTCCTCTGTGTTTTATACCTGCATTGTACCCATGCTAAACCCTCTGATCTACAGTCTGCGGAATAAGGATGTCAAATTTGCTCTGAAGAAAATTCTGGACAGTGGAAAATGTAGATGA